Proteins co-encoded in one Bacillus paramycoides genomic window:
- the cls gene encoding cardiolipin synthase — protein sequence MFFLSLLLIGIALWIVIDLSYGRIVHLKRVRSRSFPLRQSDFHLYTYGKDLYDALFTDIKQAKHHVHVLFFIVKNDKISREFLNLLIDKAKEGIEVRLLLDRLGSHHLSNEAIHSLQKHGVSFSFCHKVRFPFLFFSANQRNHRKITVIDGKIGYIGGFNIGEEYLGHNQKLGLWRDYHLRLTGEGIQDLQKQFLHDWLDDTNQNLLDSPLYFPKQQPGIILHRFIPTDGAYLQNIFLHLIESAEKDLFIGTPYFIPGKKIMNALLKARQRGVQITVLVPEKADHALVREAKFPYCRKLIQAGCNIYVFQQGFFHAKVIIVDDYICDIGTANFDMRSLYINHEINCLLYDEHFIQTVKNKFHEDLENASLLSFKDVSPHSLIDRGKEWVGTILAFFL from the coding sequence ATGTTCTTCTTATCTCTCTTATTAATAGGCATCGCTCTCTGGATTGTAATCGATCTTTCTTATGGGAGAATTGTTCATTTAAAGCGTGTACGTTCTCGTTCTTTCCCTTTACGTCAAAGTGATTTTCACCTTTATACATACGGAAAAGATTTGTATGACGCCCTATTTACTGATATAAAACAGGCGAAGCATCATGTGCACGTTTTGTTCTTCATTGTCAAAAACGATAAAATCAGCCGTGAATTTTTAAATTTACTTATCGATAAAGCAAAGGAAGGAATTGAAGTAAGACTTTTACTCGATCGATTAGGAAGCCACCATTTATCAAACGAGGCAATTCATTCCTTGCAAAAACATGGGGTCTCTTTTTCATTTTGTCATAAAGTAAGGTTTCCTTTTCTTTTCTTTTCTGCAAATCAAAGAAACCATAGAAAAATTACAGTTATTGACGGAAAAATTGGTTATATTGGTGGGTTTAATATTGGAGAAGAATATTTAGGACATAATCAAAAATTAGGATTATGGCGCGATTATCATTTACGCCTTACAGGGGAAGGAATACAAGATTTACAAAAGCAATTTTTACATGATTGGCTCGACGATACGAACCAAAATTTATTAGATTCACCTCTTTATTTTCCTAAGCAACAACCAGGAATCATTCTGCATCGTTTTATCCCTACTGATGGTGCCTACTTGCAAAATATATTTTTACATTTAATTGAAAGTGCGGAAAAGGACCTCTTTATCGGTACACCATATTTCATTCCTGGGAAGAAAATTATGAATGCATTATTAAAAGCGCGACAACGTGGGGTTCAAATCACGGTTCTCGTTCCAGAAAAAGCGGATCACGCCCTTGTTCGCGAAGCAAAATTCCCATATTGCCGAAAGTTAATACAAGCTGGATGCAATATTTACGTATTTCAACAAGGGTTTTTTCACGCTAAAGTTATTATAGTCGATGATTATATTTGTGATATTGGAACTGCAAACTTTGATATGAGAAGTTTATATATTAACCATGAAATCAACTGCCTTTTATATGATGAACATTTTATACAAACAGTAAAAAACAAATTCCATGAAGATCTAGAAAATGCGTCATTACTTTCCTTTAAAGATGTTAGCCCGCATTCTCTTATTGATAGGGGAAAAGAATGGGTAGGAACGATACTTGCTTTCTTTCTATAG
- the uvsE gene encoding UV DNA damage repair endonuclease UvsE: MIMRFGYVSHAMALWDCSPAKTMTFTSFQKLSKQEREDKLYDVTRQNLEHTVRILHYNIAHEIPLYRLSSSIVPLATHPEVEFDYIGLFTPLWRKIGALIKEHNLRVSFHPNQFTLFTSDKPHITTNAITDMTYHYKVLDAIGIADSSYINIHVGGAYGNKEKAVGRFHENIKKLPAHIKKQMTLENDDKTYTTAETLSICQKEKIPFVFDYHHHMANLCEELLEDLLPAIFETWSHTNILPKVHISSPKSEKEFRAHAEYIDLEFIKPFLHIAKKINHDFDIMIESKQKDLALFQLIAELSSIRGMKRTTGATLQW, encoded by the coding sequence ATGATTATGCGTTTCGGATATGTCTCACATGCAATGGCACTCTGGGACTGTTCTCCGGCTAAAACGATGACATTTACAAGCTTTCAAAAGCTTAGTAAACAAGAACGAGAAGATAAATTATACGATGTTACGCGGCAGAATCTTGAGCATACAGTACGTATTCTTCATTACAATATAGCGCATGAAATTCCTTTATATCGCTTATCTTCTTCCATCGTCCCACTTGCAACACATCCCGAAGTCGAGTTTGATTACATCGGGTTGTTCACACCGCTTTGGCGTAAAATTGGGGCATTAATTAAAGAACACAATTTGCGAGTAAGTTTTCATCCAAATCAATTTACGCTATTTACAAGCGATAAGCCACATATTACAACTAACGCTATTACAGATATGACTTATCATTATAAAGTATTAGATGCAATAGGAATTGCAGATTCTTCTTATATTAACATCCATGTAGGTGGTGCCTATGGAAATAAAGAAAAAGCGGTTGGACGTTTTCATGAAAACATAAAAAAACTTCCTGCACATATCAAAAAGCAAATGACGCTTGAAAACGACGATAAAACATATACAACTGCTGAAACTTTATCTATTTGCCAAAAAGAAAAGATCCCTTTCGTATTTGATTATCATCATCATATGGCCAACCTTTGCGAGGAACTGCTAGAAGATTTACTTCCTGCAATTTTTGAAACTTGGTCACATACAAATATCCTTCCTAAAGTTCACATTTCCTCCCCTAAATCAGAAAAAGAGTTTAGGGCTCACGCTGAATATATTGATTTAGAGTTTATTAAACCTTTCTTACACATTGCAAAAAAAATCAATCATGATTTCGATATTATGATTGAAAGTAAACAGAAAGATTTAGCACTATTCCAATTAATAGCTGAACTTTCTTCTATAAGAGGAATGAAAAGAACAACTGGCGCAACGTTACAATGGTAA